The sequence GAAAGGGCACCATCGCCGGCACTCTCACCACCTCTCTCGCAGTCGCAGCTCCCACGCTCGCTTGCAGGTGCTTCTCTCTCGCTTTCTCTCTCAATTTCTGATAGCTAGATTGTGTATAAATAGTTACTGCTGCAAGAATTAATAATAGCTTAAAGTGATGAATTTTTCAGGGTTTTGTGTTTTTGTGagttaattatttatcatggaagTGGATGAAGAAAATGTTCCATCAAATACTGCTTCTGAATCCGCCATAGGACCTTCCTCTGATGTTTCCGTCAATGCTGCAACTCCACCACACCCAATTCAACCCATTATTCCACCACCCGTTATTCCTCTTTCTGCGCCTGTGCCACCTATGGCTCCAATTCCCACCATTCCTCCCCCTTCTATTGTGCCTCCCATAGCCCCAATTCCGGCCCCTCCTGTGGTGCGTCCATTGGCGCCGCTCCCTCCTCGCCCGCCGCCTATTAGACCACCTGTGGCGCAAAATGGCGAGGTTGGTTCGGAAGATTCTGATTCGGACAACGATGATGCCGGTGGGAGGGTTAACCAGGGTGCCGGGGAGTATGAGATATCGGAGGAGAGTAGGCTGGTGAGGGAGAGGCAGGAGAAAGCAATGCAGGAGCTCATGATGAAGAGGCGTGCCGCCGCTTTGGCTGTTCCGACCAATGACATGGCTGTGCGTGCTCGCCTTCGCCGGCTTGGTGAGCCCATAACTTTGTTTGGTGAGAGGGAGATGGAGAGGAGGGACAGGTTGAGGATGATTATGGCGAAGCTGGATGCCGATGGCCAGCTGGAGAAGCTGATGAAGGCTCATGAGGATGAAGAGACTGCGGCTACTGCCGGGAAGGATGGGGACGAGGAAGAGATACAGTATCCCTTTTACACCGAAGGGCCAAAGTCTCTCCGTGATGCTAGGATTGATATTGCTAAGTATTCTTTGGTTAGGGCAGCATTGCGTCTTCAACGTGCCCGGAGAAGAAAAGATGATCCGGATGAAGATGTGGATGCGGAGATGGATTGGGCATTAAAGCAGGCTGCTAATTTGAGTCTTGAATTCAGTGAAATCGGAGATGATCGACCGCTTTCTGGTTGCTCCTTCTCACGAGATGGAAAGTCGCTTGCTACTTGGTGTGTCTTTGTTACAAATTGTGTAACTTTACTCCCCATTTCCCATGATTGCCCTGTGAAATTATATAACTGATAATGTTTTGGTTTTTCAGTTCTCTAACCGGAGCTGCCAAGTTGTGGAGCATGCCTAAAGTCATCAAATCTTGTACCTTAAAGGGACACACAGAGCGTGCGACTGATGTTGCTTATTCTCCTGTGCACAACCATTTAGCGACTGCATCTGCTGATCGGACCGCAAAATATTGGAATGACCAGGGATCTTTACTGAAGACATTCGAGGGTCATATTGACCGTCTTGCACGAATTGCTTTCCATCCATCAGGAAAGTACCTAGGCACTGCTAGCTTTGACAAGACATGGAGATTATGGGACATAGAAACAGGTGAGGAATTGCTTCTTCAAGAAGGTCACAGTAGGAGTGTATATGGTTTAGCTTTCCATCAAGATGGATCGTTAGCTGCATCTTGTGGACTGGATGCTTTGGCTCGTGTTTGGGATCTCCGAACTGGGCGAAGCATTCTTGCACTTGAAGGTCATGTCAAGCCGGTGAGACATTATAAGATGATACAGTCTTTTAATGCTCTCGAATTGCAAAAGATTGACTATGATTATGTTTCTGTTCTCAGGTTCTTGGCATTAGCTTTTCACCTAATGGATATCATTTAGCCACAGGCGGTGAAGACAACACTTGTCGCATTTGGGATTTGAGAAAGAAGAAATCCATGTACACCATCCCTGCTCACTCCAACTTAATATCACAAGTTAAGTTTGAGCCTCAGGAAGGTTACTTTTTGGTAACTGCCTCATATGACATGACAGCTAAGGTATGCACTCATGTGAAACAGCAACGATCTGTCGAAGAGAGAATTTCAatatttttagtagtccattttcTTCTGgttctaattatttatatttcatattttgaCATCAGGTGTGGTCAGCCCGTGATTTCAAGCCTGTGAAGACGCTATCTGGGCATGAAGCAAAAGTTACTTCTGTGGATGTTCTTGGTGGTATGATTTCTACTTAGAAAGGAATAATTGCATCCATAATATATGGCTCTGATTTTCACACTCTTGTTGCTTATTTGTTATTCTATGAGTATATCCATGCACCATGTTTCACTGCTCTTATCTGTTGACCATAGAATCCCAAATGATTAATCAAATAAAGTGATCTCATTTTGAAGTGCCACTGAATTTAGCTAATAGTTTGCAGcggaaaaaaaatgttacaatgaGTTCTGTAATTTTGTTGGGGAATGCAAACCAAGACAGAAAATGCAATGGAACCCTGAAAATGCTCATTTTAAGATTATAAGATCACCCAGGCTTAGGAAGTAGAAACTATGATGctcattttatctttttattttgcatacgGATATTCTTGTATAGAAATTTACAAGATACACCATAACCTTTTCGTTTGTCAATATACATCTCAGAGAATCTTATTTTCCCCTACACTGACTCtgtcttttcttgtttgttgGTTGCAGATGGCAGTTATATTGCTACTGTCTCACATGATCGTACCATAAAATTGTGGTCCACCAATATGAGTAGTGAACAAACTATGGATGTTGATTAGGCTATTAGATGGGATACACTCTCTGTATTGGTGATGAGAATCACAACTATCGCTGCCGTTATAAACAAAATTGTAACTTGCTTCTATAGGATGGTTTTTTGGTGAGATATATAAATTGAAGATATCATTTTTCTTGTTGTATCATGTAACAAAGTTCCCTGCCTAATGGACAAATTGAATGACTAGACTTATATCATAATCGTTCTTGATTTCCTTGTTTTCTTGGTTGCTCGAATCAGTAGAGATTATGACTCTGATGCATACCACAAGATAATATTGTCTGTGTCCTAAACGTTAGATTCACAATGACAACCTTGTTGCTAGCTATGAATCCAAGGCATTGTTTTGTAGGTGATTCTCTATGTACTTTTGGTGAATGTAACTATCAATCTTTCCAGAAACTATGATTATCATCTGAATCTCCATTCTCCAATACGTTATCATCCTTCCATGTAAAGAAACCAGATTAGAATTGCCATGTAAAGAAACCTATATTTGATTATTTGTTTCCACGTAGGTAAAACTATCACCTTCCTTTACATCAACGGTAACAATAAAATCAATTCTTCAACAACATATTGAACTATAAATGATTGGCAATACACCATTCACAATTTTTCTCACTTTCATCAATCATTTCAGCCTCCAACTGGGAGAAGAAAATATTGATCAGTATAATATTGTTTTCCAATGTGTGAAAAGAGTTTCAACAAGCCACTATTTTCCATCAAGACCACAGCCAATATGGCTCAACTCAAGTCTCTAAAAAATGAAagggaaaaaggaagaaaagaatcATGAAGATATTGCTAACAAAATTTATGTGTGATTCCTATACTATGCCTAAAAATCTAAACCTGAAATTTACACGAGCGCTTGGATAAATGATCGGAAAAAATTTCCAAGAATCCAAAAAACTGAATGGCTCACCTTAATAGTCACAATTCAAGTATAAATCCTCCTTAAAAGTTCTGACAATGGTAAGGAGTcaggaaaaatttttttttttgaaaaaaactaTGAAGATGTAATGGGGTTAGAGAGATCAAGTCTGGGTGGAGATAATGGTGGTACTGCTGAAGGGGTTAAGCCATCATCTATGACTTCCAAAATTCTTCTTGCAGTTGATTGGGATACTCCATTTGCATCGAATTTTCTAGAGAAAATGTTTTCTGATCTGCCATTCCTAGTTGAGTTGTTAATATCAACAGATTTTAAAAAGTTGTCCTTTGATAGTGTTGTTTCGGCTGCTTTCGCGATCACAGAACGAAAAACTCCGGATTCCCTCAAACTCTGAATGATAACCTGAGAAGATAATTATTTTGGAAGAAAGTTCAGACTGTTTACTCAGATACTATGCAGATGATGAATATATAAAATTGGTTGGAGAGAAACCACAACATGGATGTCAGGCAAGTGACCATACCATGGGAGAGTAAATGCGAGTCAGGATGCCCTTCCTCAAAAGCTTCAGGTTTAGTGTTTTGTCTGTCCACACAACGCGTTCGCGATACCTATATCAAATgaaaattcctttttaaaatgcaaataaattgGGAATTTGAAGTGAAGTTGAATCTGCTCGGGGAACTTACCACTGAAGCATCTCCTCTTCAGTTGCAGTTGAAGCAATTATGAATGCCTACATCATACATTAAATGCATTCATCAAAACAAAATACGTACCCATGCACGTGAAGAAAATCCAGAACTTCACCtatccaaccatgaaggaggaataaaagaaaactaGAGACACATTCACATCATGTCATGGAGTTCAGTCATCAAAGGAGGGAAAAAGAAAAGATGTGCTGTTGTACCGACTTCATAGA is a genomic window of Arachis ipaensis cultivar K30076 chromosome B06, Araip1.1, whole genome shotgun sequence containing:
- the LOC107645519 gene encoding U4/U6 small nuclear ribonucleoprotein PRP4-like protein, translating into MEVDEENVPSNTASESAIGPSSDVSVNAATPPHPIQPIIPPPVIPLSAPVPPMAPIPTIPPPSIVPPIAPIPAPPVVRPLAPLPPRPPPIRPPVAQNGEVGSEDSDSDNDDAGGRVNQGAGEYEISEESRLVRERQEKAMQELMMKRRAAALAVPTNDMAVRARLRRLGEPITLFGEREMERRDRLRMIMAKLDADGQLEKLMKAHEDEETAATAGKDGDEEEIQYPFYTEGPKSLRDARIDIAKYSLVRAALRLQRARRRKDDPDEDVDAEMDWALKQAANLSLEFSEIGDDRPLSGCSFSRDGKSLATCSLTGAAKLWSMPKVIKSCTLKGHTERATDVAYSPVHNHLATASADRTAKYWNDQGSLLKTFEGHIDRLARIAFHPSGKYLGTASFDKTWRLWDIETGEELLLQEGHSRSVYGLAFHQDGSLAASCGLDALARVWDLRTGRSILALEGHVKPVLGISFSPNGYHLATGGEDNTCRIWDLRKKKSMYTIPAHSNLISQVKFEPQEGYFLVTASYDMTAKVWSARDFKPVKTLSGHEAKVTSVDVLGDGSYIATVSHDRTIKLWSTNMSSEQTMDVD